Within the Rhizobium grahamii genome, the region ACCGTAGAGCACCGGTTCGGCGCCGGAGCCATAGAGCGTGAACATCGCGAAGATAAAGGCGATGAGTTCGATCGGGCTGACGCGCGGCATGCGCCCGCCTCTGACGCGGGCGGCGACGAGGCCGGAGGCCAGCGAGCAGAAGGCATAGGGCACGACAGCCGTCATCGTGCTCAGTCCGACCATCAGCCGGTAGACGGCGGCAAAGCCTTCTCCGCCCATCGCCTGGACGAGGACCAGCAGGGTTGCGAAGCATGCCGAGACGACCATGCCGATCGCCGGCACGCCGCGTGAGGAGAGGCGGGCAAAGAGCGGCGGAAACAGTCCGTCGCGGGCGGCTGCCATCGGCACCTGGCCCATCAGCAGCGTCCAGCCGTTCAGCGCGCCGATCGAGGAGACCACGACCGCGATCGAGATCGCCAGCGCGCCGCCGCGTCCCCACATCACGCCGGCGGCCTCCGAGAAGGGGGCGACGGAATGAACGAGCTGTTCGCGCGGCAGCACGCCCATCACGACGATCGTGCCGAGCACGTAGAGCGTCGCGGCGATCGATATGCCGAGCACCGTCGAGCGCGGAATGGTGCGTTCGGCGTTCTGGACGTCGCCGGCCGGAACAGTGGCCGATTCCAGCCCGAGATAGGCAAACATCGTCAGCGGCGCCAGGGCCGCGATCGACTGCAGGATCGGCTGGTCGCTCGGGTTGAACTCGGCGAAATGCGAGGTGTCGATATAGAGCAGGCCGATGATCGCGACCGCACCGAAGGGCAGCAGCTTGGCGTAGGTGGTGACCTGCGCGAAGAGGCCGGCGGCGTGGACGCCGCGAAGGTTGACGAGCACGATCGCCCAGATCACCCCGAGCGTCAGCACCGTCGCCGCCAGGCGATTGCCGAGCGCCGGAACGAGATCGATGAGTACGCCCGTAAAGGCGATGGCGATGACGGGCAGCGACGTCCAGATCGAGATCCAGTAGCCCCAGGCGATCAGGAAGCCGGCGAAATCGCCATAGGCGAGGCGGGTATAGGCATAGGGTCCGCCGACGGCGGGCACGAGGCTGGCGAGCCGCGCGAAGGTGAGGCCGAGGCAGATCGCGCCGGCGCCCATGATGATCCACACGAGGATGGCGAGGTTCCCGTAAGGTGCGACGGCGGCCGGAGAGAGATAGAAGCCGGAGCCTACCATGTTTCCGACAACGATGGCGGTGCAGGCTGCAAGTCCGAGGCTTTTGCCATCAGGCGATGTTGTCATGAGGTCCCTCCCAGGAGGCCGCCTCGCCGGAATTGGGCTCCGTCGGGCCGCATTGCCGCATCGATTTTCCCTTCAAAACCGAAAGGCCGCAATTCGTGGCAATGCGTAGTTGCCGAGTGTTTTCCCTGCGTTCACATTCCCGTAGCGACGCGTGTATTACTGCGAACGATTATGCATGGGAGGTTGCGATGTCGAATGAGCAAGGATTTCTACGAATCTCGATTGCAGCCACCGTCGTGGTCGCGGCGCTCGGTATCTTCTTCGGCATTCTCTCCGGCTCGTTTTCGATCGCCTTCGACGGCGTCTATTCGCTCGCCGACGCCGCCATGACCGGGCTTGCGCTCTGGGTGTCGAGCCTGATCGTCCAATCGGCGCGCAACGACGCCAAGTCGGGCCGTATCCGCAACCGCTTCACCATGGGTTTCTGGCACCTCGAGCCGATCGTGCTTCTCCTCAATGGTTGCCTGCTGGTGACTGTCGCCGTCTACGCACTCATCAACGCGATCATCAGCATCATCAATGGCGGGCATGAACTGCACTTCGGGGCGGCGATCGTCTATTCCGGCGCGACGCTCGTCGTCTGCGCCATCATGGCCGGGATCGGGGCGGCAGTGAACCGACGGCTGAAGTCGGATTTTATCGCGCTCGACATCAAGGCGTGGATCATGTCCGGCGGTATCGCCTTCGCGCTGCTCGTCGCCTTCATCATCGGCCTTGCCGTGCAGCCGACGTCCCTTGTCTGGATCGCCCGATATGTCGACCCCGTGGTGCTCGGCCTCGTCTGCCTGGTGATGATCCCGATACCGATCACCACGATCTGGAAGGCGCTGAGCGAGATCCTGCTGATCGCTCCCGTCGATCTGCAGGAGCATGTCGATCGCGTCGCGTCCGACACCGTTCGCCGCCTGGGCTTCCTGTCCTATCGCGCCTATGTCGCCCGGGTAGGACGTGCGACCGAGATCGAGCTCTACTTCATCGTCCCCGAAGGATTGCCGCCGAAGCGGCTTGAGGAATGGGACGCGCTGCGCGATGAAATCGGCGCGGCAATCGGCGACGAGAGCGTCAATCGCTGGCTCACCATCGCCTTTACCGCCGATGTGGAATGGGCGGAATAGACGCGCTCCGGCACCGCCTTCTTCGATCCTGAGCCTTTTGCCCGAACGTTGATTGCAATCAACGACGCCTGTAAGCCCGGCGTGTACGATCCCCCAAGCTGAGACGAAAGCGCCGCTGAGCACCCGCTTCTGCGGCCATCGGATCCGGGAGGGATGCATGGAATTCCAGAAGGCATTTCCGGTCGCCGTCATCGATGAGGATTTCGAGGGCAAGAGCGCCGCCGGGCGCGGCATGCGCGATCTGGCCGCCGCGATAGAGGCCGATGGCTTCCGCATTGTCTCAGGCGTCACCTACGAGGACGCGCGCCGGCTGGTGCATATCTTCAACACGGAATCCTGCTGGCTGGTTTCCGTCGACGGCAGCGAGGACAGGGCCTCGCGCTGGCAGGTGCTGGAAGAGATTCTGAGCGCCAAGCGCAAGAAGAACGACCGCATTCCGATCTTCCTGTTCGGCGACGACACGACCGCCGAGGACGTGCCGGCCAGCGTGCTGCGCCACGCCAATGCCTTCCTGCGGCTGTTCGAGGACACTGCCGAGTTCATGGCGCGCGCTATCGTCCAGGCCGCGCGCAACTATCTCGACCGTCTTCCGCCGCCGATGTTCAAGGCGCTGATGGATTATACGCTCGAGGGTGCCTATTCCTGGCATACGCCGGGCCACGGCGGGGGCGTTGCCTTCCGCAAGAGCCCTGTGGGACAGATGTTCTACAGCTTCTTCGGCGAAAACACGCTGCGCTCGGACATCTCGGTGTCTGTCGGCAGCGTCGGCTCGCTGCTCGACCACGTCGGCCCGATCGCCGAGGGCGAGCGCAATGCGTCCCGCATCTTCGGGACCGACGAGACGCTGTTCGTCGTCGGCGGCACATCGACCGCCAACAAGATCGTCTGGCACGGCATGGTCGGGCGCGGCGATCTCGTGCTCTGCGACCGCAATTGCCACAAGTCGATCCTGCACTCGCTGATCATGACGGGGGCGACACCGATCTATCTCATCCCGTCGCGCAACGGGCTCGGCATCATCGGCCCGATCTCCAAGGATCAGTTCACGCCGGAGGCGATCGCCCAGAAGATCGCCGCGAGCCCGTTCGCCGGGCAGACGAGCGGCAAGGTGCGGCTCATGGTCATCACCAATTCGACCTATGACGGGCTCTGCTACAACGTCGATGCGATCAAGGAATCGCTCGGCGATGCCGTCGAGGTACTGCACTTCGACGAGGCCTGGTACGCCTATGCGAATTTCCACGAGTTCTACGACGGCTTCCACGGCATCTCGTCGACGCAGCCAGCCCGCTCGAAGAGCGCGATCACCTTCGCGACGCACTCGACGCACAAGCTTCTGGCGGCGCTGTCGCAGGCATCGATGATCCATATCCAGCACGCCGAGAACAAGCGGCTGGACGTGACCCGCTTCAACGAAGCCTTCATGATGCACACCTCGACCTCGCCGCAATACGGCATCATCGCCTCCTGCGACGTCGCCGCCGCGATGATGGAGCAGCCGGCCGGGCGCTCGTTGGTGCAGGAGACGATCGACGAGGCGATCAGCTTCCGCCGCGCGATGAACGGCGTGCGCAGCCAGACCGCGGGCGGCTGGTGGTTCGACGTCTGGGAACCGACGGTCGCCGAGCAGACGCCGAGCGACCGGCACGAGGACTGGGTGCTGAAACCCGGCGACGGCTGGCATGGCTTTACCGGACTGGCCGAAAACCACGTGATGGTTGACCCGATCAAGGTCACGATCCTGTCGCCTGGCCTGTCCGCCAGCGGCTTCATGCAGGAGCACGGCATCCCGGCCGCCGTCGTGACAAAGTTCCTGTCGTCGCGCCGCATCGAGATCGAGAAGACCGGCCTCTATTCCTTCCTCGTGCTGTTCTCGATGGGTATCACGCGCGGCAAGTGGAGCACGCTGGTCACCGAACTCCTCAATTTCAAGGATCTCTACGACAGCAACGCGCCGCTGACGCGGGCACTGCCGGCATTGGCGGCCGCCCATCCGGAGGCCTATGGCAACATGGGGCTGAAGGATCTCTGCGAGCAGATCCACGCAGTCTATCGCAAGGATGACGTGCCGAAGGCGCAGCGCGAAATGTATACCGTGCTGCCGGACATGGCTCTGCGGCCGGCCGATGCTTATGACCTCCTGGTCAAGGGCAAGATCGAGAGCGTCGAGATCGACAATCTCATGGATCGCGTGCTCGCCGTCATGATCGTTCCCTATCCGCCGGGCATTCCGCTGATCATGCCGGGGGAGCGGATCACGCAGTCGACCAAATCGATCCAGGATTACCTGCTCTACGCCCGCGAATTCGACAGCAAGTTCCCCGGCTTCGAGACCGACATCCACGGCCTTCGCTTCACGCCCGGTCCGAATGGCCGCCGCTATCTCGTCGATTGCATTGCAGAGGGAGCGTAACGATGATCCCGCGCGACGTGAAATCTCCGACCGTTGCCATTCCTTTCCACAAGATGCTGAAGGTCGTCGCCATCGTCGATCGCGGCAACAGCCAGGTGCAGGAGCTGCTGGCGCAGATTGCGGCCGACGGCTTCGAGGTGGAGATCCGTGACGACTATTCGGCCGACGTGTCCGAGGACGCCTCGGTCGGGGCCTATATCGGATCGGTCGAGGGCGGCTGGTTGCCGGATGCGCGCACGTTCCTCCGCTCCGTCAGGGGTATCGGTTTCCGTACGCCGATCTGGGCTCTGGCGGATGCGCTCGGGGTTGCTGATATCGATGTCGTCGAAGGCGTGGGGGAGGTGGACGGCTTCGTCTATCTCGGCCAGCAGACGCCTGTCTTTTACGCCAAGCAGATCGTCTCCAGCCTGATCAACTACGGCAAGTCGCTGCTGCCGCCGTTCTTCGGCGGCATGATGGCCTATGACGGCGAGGCGAACATCGCCTTCGATTGCCCCGGCCACCAGGGCGGGCAGTTCTATCGCAAGTCGCCGGCCGGCCAGCTGTTCTTCAAGTATTTCGGCGAGAGCATCTTCCGCAACGACCTCTGCAACGCAGATGTCGATCTCGGCGATCTCCTGATCCACGAGGGGCCGGCCGCCGAGGCGCAGAAGCAGGCGGCCCGGATCTTCGGCGCCGACCGGACCTATTTCATCCTGAACGGCACAAGCACCTCCAACAAGGTGGTCACCAATGCGGTGCTGCGGGCCGGCGACCTGGTGCTCTTCGACCGCAACAACCACAAGTCCCTGCATCAGGGCGCGTTGGTGCAGGCCGGCGCCATTCCGATCTTCCTGCCGACGGCGCGCAACGCCTTCGGGATGATCGGCGCCGTCGATTGGGCGGCCTGGGACGAGACCTGGCTGCGCAAGCAGATCGAGGCGCACCCGCTGGTAACAGACAAGAGCCGCGCCAAGGCCGAACGCCCGTTCCGGCTCGCCTGCATCCAGCTCGCCACCTATGACGGCACCATCTACAACGTTCGCCAGGTCATGGAGAAGATCGGCCATCTCTGCGACTACGTCCTCTGGGACGAGGCCTGGATCGGCTACAATGCCTTCCATCCGCTGTTCGAGGGCCACAGCCCGATGCGGCTGAAGGACCTGCCTCCGGATATGCCCGGCCTGTTTTCCACGCAATCGGTGCACAAGCAGGGTGCGGGATTTTCGCAGGCCTCGCAGATCCACAAGCGCGACGAACATATCAATGGCCAGCGGCGCTTCATCGAGCACAAGCGGTTCAACGAATCCCTTTTGATGCACGTCTCGACATCGCCCTTCTATCCGCTCTTCGCCTCGCTCGACGTGAATGCCAAGGTGCATGAGGGCAAGGCAGGCGAGATGCTGTGGGATCGCTGCATCGAGCTCGGGATCGAGGTGCGCAAGAAGCTGCGCGGCTTCGTCGCGCACTACGAGACGAAGGCGGCAGCGCCCGAGGAGCAATGGTTCTTCGATCCCTTCGTGCCGGACAAGGTTTCGGTCACGGGATCAAAGCATACGAGCGACATTACCGACGCCAGGTGGGAAGATATCCCGACCGAGGTGCTTAAACGCGAGCAGCAATGCTGGCGCTTCGACCCGCAAGCGAAATGGCACGGTTATTCCGGCTATGCGTCCGGCTATACGATGGTTGATCCGAACAAGCTGGCACTGCTGACCCCCGGCATCGACCGCAAGACCGGCGAGTATCGCGATTTCGGCATTCCCGCGACCGTCGTCGCCAACTATCTGCGCGAGCAGCGCGTGGTGCCGGAAAAGTGCGACCTGAACAGCCTGCTCTTCCTGCTGACACCGGCCGAAGACGAGAGCAAGCTCAACACGCTGGTTGCCAAGCTGGTGAAGTTCAAGAACCTGTGGGACCGCGACGCGCCGCTTCAGGAAGTGCTGCCGACGGTGTTTGCCGCCAATCGCGAGCGCTACCAGGGCTACACGCTCCGGCAGGTCTGCCAGGAGATGCATTCCTTCTACCGCGAGGCGGGCGTGAAGGAACTGCAGCGCCTCTGCTTCCGTTCCGAGAGTTTCCCGGAGCCGGCTATTCCCTCCAAGCAAGCCTATGAGGCGCTGGTGGCCAACAATGTCGATTACCTGCCTCTGACGGAAGCGGCCGGCCGCATTTCCGCGACGCTGGCGCTGATCTATCCGCCCGGTATCGGCGTCATCGTGCCGGGCGAGCGCTGGGACGATCGCGCGCGGCCGATGCGGGACTATTTCCTGGCCTTCGAAGAATCCTTCAACCGCTTCCCGGGCTTTAACTACGAGGTCCAGGGCGTGTTCCAGGAGCGGATAGAAGGGCGGATCAAGTTCCATACCTATGTCGTGCGCGAGTAGGGGGCGGGAGGAACCATCATGACAGACAACACAATGCATCTCGCGGCCGAGACAACGGCCAAGAAGAAGATGAACCTGGTGCAGCTTACCTTCATCGTCGCCGTCAACATGATGGGATCGGGCATCATCATGCTGCCCGCCAACATGGCGCAGGTCGGCGCGATCTCGCTGCTGTCCTGGCTCGTGACCGCCGTGGGGTCGATGGCGATCGCCTACGGCTTCGCGCAAGCCGGCCTCTTCAACCAGCGGCCCGGCGGCATGTCCGCCTATGCCGAGGATGCCTATGGCAAGGACGGCTACTTCCTGGTCTTCTTCCTGTACTTCCTGTCGCTTGCCGTCGGCAATGTCGCCATCGGCATCTCGGCGGTCGGCTATCTCGCCGGCTTCTTCCCGATCCTCACTTCGACGCCCGTCATGACCTGCCTGGCGCTGATCGTTCTTCTGTGGCTGACGACGGCCGCGAATTTCGGCGGCCCGCGTATCACCGGGCGTATCGGCTCGATCACGGTGTGGGGCGTCATCATCCCCGTCGGGCTGCTGTCGATCATCGGCTGGTTCTGGTTCAGCTCCACCACGTTCGCCGCCGCCTGGAATCCGAAGGGGCTGTCGCTCGTGCAGGGCATGGGATCCAGCATCTCCCTGACGCTCTGGGCATTCCTCGGCATGGAGTCGGCGGCGCAGAATTCCGACGCCGTCGAAAATCCGAAGCGCGACGTGCCGCTCGCCTGCATGTTCGGTACGCTCGGCGCCGCCGTTATCTACATCCTGTCGACGACGGTGATCCAGGGTATCGTGCCGAATGCCGATCTGGCGGCATCCACCGGACCGTTCGCGCTCGCCTATGCCACCATGTTCAATCCGACGATCGGCTCGATCATCATGGCGCTTGCCGTGCTTGCCTGCCTCGGCTCGTTGCTTGGCTGGCAGTTCACCATCGCGCAGACGGCACGATCGGCCGCGCAGGAGAGAATGTTTCCCGCGATCTTCTCGCGCGTGAACGAACTGGGTGCGCCGGTGCCCGGCATGATCATCCTCGGCATCGTGCAGACGGGCCTTGCGCTCATGACCATCTCGCCCACACTCAGCGAGCAGTTCTCGGCACTCGTCAATCTCGCGGTTGTCACGAACGTGCTGCCTTACATCATTGCTCTCTCGGCGCTCTTCGTGATGATGAAGAACGCCGGCGTGCCGCAGGCGAAATACAGGCTCAACGCCTTCGTCGCCATCGTCGGCATGCTCTACAGCGTCTTCGCAATCTACGCGTCGGGCAAGGACGCCGTGCTTGGCGGCATGCTGGTCACGGGCATCGGTTTCATCATCTACGGCCTGATCGCCCCGCGCTTCAGCGGTGGCGCCAATCGCGTGCCGGCGGAATAGGGGAGGACTCACCATGTCAAGGAGCAAAGGTCGCTTCGCCGCCATGGCGGCCACCGTCTTCGTCGGGGCAATCGCAGCTGTCGCCTGGATGTCACCGGCGCAAGCACAGACCCTGGACCGTATCCGCTCCAGCAGCGCGCTGAAGCTCGGCTACGATCCGGATGCGAAGCCATTCTCGTTCGGTGCGGATCAGAGCAAGCCGGAGGGCTATGCCGTCGCGCTCTGCAACGTGATCGCGGAGAGCGTCAAGAAGCAGCTCAACCTGCCGCAATTGAACGTCGAGTGGGTTTCCCTCGCTGGCGATGCCAGAACACATGCCGTCAAGGACGGCACGGTCGATCTCCTCTGCGGGGCCGAGCCGGTCACCCTCAGCCGCCGGCAGGAGGTCTCGTTCTCGATCCCGATCTTCCCGAGCGGCACGGGCGCGCTGCTCAGCTCCAGTTCGCCCCTGGCGCTGCGCGAGGTCCTGCAATACGGCCAGCCATCGAGCCGGCCAGTCTGGCGCGGTTCGCCGGCCCGCACGATCCTCGAGCACAAGACGTTCTCGTCGATCGCCGGATCCACGAGCGAACGTTGGCTTTCCGACAGGATCAAGACCTTCCAGCTAGCCGCCACCGCAACGCCAGTCAGCAACGTCCAGCAGGGGATCGAGCGCGTGCTCGACGGCAGCTCCGCCGTGCTTTTCGGCGATATGCCGCTGCTGATGGACGCAGCCGCCCGCAGCAGCGACTCCGGCAACCTCATCGTCCTGCAGCGTCATTTTACCTACGAGCCGCTCGGGCTCGAACTGGCGCGTGGCGACGAGGATTTCCGGCTCGCGGTGGATCGCGCCCTCAGCCAGATCTACGCCTCGCAGGATTTCCGGGCCTTCTTCACCACTTGGTTCGGCCCGCCTGACGACGCGACGGTGACGTTCTTCCGGCAGACGGCTTTGCCGGAATAGCCTGCGGCTGAGATGCCTTCGGGAGCGCGGCACTCTGCCGCGTTCTTTTTGCGTCGGGTATCCGTGCAAATGCCGATCTCGGCCGACGCTGAAGGTCCGAAAGCCCAATTCCTGGGATGATGACTATTTTTACTCGGCCGGGAACGATCCGGTTCCTTAGCGATTTCGTATAACTCGGAGGGTTGAGTTTAATGCGGAGCTGATCAATGAGCCGAGAGCGCGGCCGCAGAAAACTGATGCTGAGACTTCCCGACATCAGGCATATTCTGGGAAACATCGCCAGTGAACCGCTGGGTGAGATGTTTGAAGCCTATGATCTGGCTGTCGATGCGCTCGATCGTTTCCGGGTCCAGACTCCCCAGGAACTGCGGCTGATAACGGAATACGAGCAGCTCTGCGAGGAGATAGAGCAGGAAGTGGTCGTCTATTGCACGGGCCGCTGAAACCGCGGTTCTGAACCGCTCAGAGCGGTTGCACGCTTCCCGGTTCGGCGCCAGCCGACGGAGTGGTTTCAAGCGCGGCCGGCGACGGCCAGGCCCAGGCCTTCAACAGTTCGTAGAAGACGCT harbors:
- a CDS encoding amino acid permease, with amino-acid sequence MTTSPDGKSLGLAACTAIVVGNMVGSGFYLSPAAVAPYGNLAILVWIIMGAGAICLGLTFARLASLVPAVGGPYAYTRLAYGDFAGFLIAWGYWISIWTSLPVIAIAFTGVLIDLVPALGNRLAATVLTLGVIWAIVLVNLRGVHAAGLFAQVTTYAKLLPFGAVAIIGLLYIDTSHFAEFNPSDQPILQSIAALAPLTMFAYLGLESATVPAGDVQNAERTIPRSTVLGISIAATLYVLGTIVVMGVLPREQLVHSVAPFSEAAGVMWGRGGALAISIAVVVSSIGALNGWTLLMGQVPMAAARDGLFPPLFARLSSRGVPAIGMVVSACFATLLVLVQAMGGEGFAAVYRLMVGLSTMTAVVPYAFCSLASGLVAARVRGGRMPRVSPIELIAFIFAMFTLYGSGAEPVLYGLVLLMLGIPVYVWQRRNGAAASAELPETTPGAITRPAVPS
- the potE gene encoding putrescine-ornithine antiporter, whose product is MTDNTMHLAAETTAKKKMNLVQLTFIVAVNMMGSGIIMLPANMAQVGAISLLSWLVTAVGSMAIAYGFAQAGLFNQRPGGMSAYAEDAYGKDGYFLVFFLYFLSLAVGNVAIGISAVGYLAGFFPILTSTPVMTCLALIVLLWLTTAANFGGPRITGRIGSITVWGVIIPVGLLSIIGWFWFSSTTFAAAWNPKGLSLVQGMGSSISLTLWAFLGMESAAQNSDAVENPKRDVPLACMFGTLGAAVIYILSTTVIQGIVPNADLAASTGPFALAYATMFNPTIGSIIMALAVLACLGSLLGWQFTIAQTARSAAQERMFPAIFSRVNELGAPVPGMIILGIVQTGLALMTISPTLSEQFSALVNLAVVTNVLPYIIALSALFVMMKNAGVPQAKYRLNAFVAIVGMLYSVFAIYASGKDAVLGGMLVTGIGFIIYGLIAPRFSGGANRVPAE
- a CDS encoding cation diffusion facilitator family transporter; protein product: MSNEQGFLRISIAATVVVAALGIFFGILSGSFSIAFDGVYSLADAAMTGLALWVSSLIVQSARNDAKSGRIRNRFTMGFWHLEPIVLLLNGCLLVTVAVYALINAIISIINGGHELHFGAAIVYSGATLVVCAIMAGIGAAVNRRLKSDFIALDIKAWIMSGGIAFALLVAFIIGLAVQPTSLVWIARYVDPVVLGLVCLVMIPIPITTIWKALSEILLIAPVDLQEHVDRVASDTVRRLGFLSYRAYVARVGRATEIELYFIVPEGLPPKRLEEWDALRDEIGAAIGDESVNRWLTIAFTADVEWAE
- a CDS encoding arginine/lysine/ornithine decarboxylase, encoding MEFQKAFPVAVIDEDFEGKSAAGRGMRDLAAAIEADGFRIVSGVTYEDARRLVHIFNTESCWLVSVDGSEDRASRWQVLEEILSAKRKKNDRIPIFLFGDDTTAEDVPASVLRHANAFLRLFEDTAEFMARAIVQAARNYLDRLPPPMFKALMDYTLEGAYSWHTPGHGGGVAFRKSPVGQMFYSFFGENTLRSDISVSVGSVGSLLDHVGPIAEGERNASRIFGTDETLFVVGGTSTANKIVWHGMVGRGDLVLCDRNCHKSILHSLIMTGATPIYLIPSRNGLGIIGPISKDQFTPEAIAQKIAASPFAGQTSGKVRLMVITNSTYDGLCYNVDAIKESLGDAVEVLHFDEAWYAYANFHEFYDGFHGISSTQPARSKSAITFATHSTHKLLAALSQASMIHIQHAENKRLDVTRFNEAFMMHTSTSPQYGIIASCDVAAAMMEQPAGRSLVQETIDEAISFRRAMNGVRSQTAGGWWFDVWEPTVAEQTPSDRHEDWVLKPGDGWHGFTGLAENHVMVDPIKVTILSPGLSASGFMQEHGIPAAVVTKFLSSRRIEIEKTGLYSFLVLFSMGITRGKWSTLVTELLNFKDLYDSNAPLTRALPALAAAHPEAYGNMGLKDLCEQIHAVYRKDDVPKAQREMYTVLPDMALRPADAYDLLVKGKIESVEIDNLMDRVLAVMIVPYPPGIPLIMPGERITQSTKSIQDYLLYAREFDSKFPGFETDIHGLRFTPGPNGRRYLVDCIAEGA
- the speC gene encoding ornithine decarboxylase, whose product is MIPRDVKSPTVAIPFHKMLKVVAIVDRGNSQVQELLAQIAADGFEVEIRDDYSADVSEDASVGAYIGSVEGGWLPDARTFLRSVRGIGFRTPIWALADALGVADIDVVEGVGEVDGFVYLGQQTPVFYAKQIVSSLINYGKSLLPPFFGGMMAYDGEANIAFDCPGHQGGQFYRKSPAGQLFFKYFGESIFRNDLCNADVDLGDLLIHEGPAAEAQKQAARIFGADRTYFILNGTSTSNKVVTNAVLRAGDLVLFDRNNHKSLHQGALVQAGAIPIFLPTARNAFGMIGAVDWAAWDETWLRKQIEAHPLVTDKSRAKAERPFRLACIQLATYDGTIYNVRQVMEKIGHLCDYVLWDEAWIGYNAFHPLFEGHSPMRLKDLPPDMPGLFSTQSVHKQGAGFSQASQIHKRDEHINGQRRFIEHKRFNESLLMHVSTSPFYPLFASLDVNAKVHEGKAGEMLWDRCIELGIEVRKKLRGFVAHYETKAAAPEEQWFFDPFVPDKVSVTGSKHTSDITDARWEDIPTEVLKREQQCWRFDPQAKWHGYSGYASGYTMVDPNKLALLTPGIDRKTGEYRDFGIPATVVANYLREQRVVPEKCDLNSLLFLLTPAEDESKLNTLVAKLVKFKNLWDRDAPLQEVLPTVFAANRERYQGYTLRQVCQEMHSFYREAGVKELQRLCFRSESFPEPAIPSKQAYEALVANNVDYLPLTEAAGRISATLALIYPPGIGVIVPGERWDDRARPMRDYFLAFEESFNRFPGFNYEVQGVFQERIEGRIKFHTYVVRE
- a CDS encoding amino acid ABC transporter substrate-binding protein, with translation MSRSKGRFAAMAATVFVGAIAAVAWMSPAQAQTLDRIRSSSALKLGYDPDAKPFSFGADQSKPEGYAVALCNVIAESVKKQLNLPQLNVEWVSLAGDARTHAVKDGTVDLLCGAEPVTLSRRQEVSFSIPIFPSGTGALLSSSSPLALREVLQYGQPSSRPVWRGSPARTILEHKTFSSIAGSTSERWLSDRIKTFQLAATATPVSNVQQGIERVLDGSSAVLFGDMPLLMDAAARSSDSGNLIVLQRHFTYEPLGLELARGDEDFRLAVDRALSQIYASQDFRAFFTTWFGPPDDATVTFFRQTALPE